From the Coffea eugenioides isolate CCC68of chromosome 1, Ceug_1.0, whole genome shotgun sequence genome, the window GGCTACCACAATCAAAACACCTTGACTAAGAAGTTGGATTCCAAAAGACTTTCTATAATTTCATGACAGAGATGGTGGTGTATTTCATTGTACTGGAATTTGTGGGCAATAGATTTAATACTTCTGAAATTTTTAAATTTGCAATTGATAGCTATTTAATTCAGTCTACCAACTCATGTAAGCGAGATCATTTCTATTGAATAACACTTATGCCTAGCTTTTGTACTTCCCTTTGTGTTTTGGGGGTTTGTATTCTAACACTGACATGCATGGATGTAAAGCTCTTGCTTTTTGCAAATTTTCCAAGTTTTCCTCTGAATTGGTGACAAAGAGAAGAAGGATTTGCAAGGTCAACACATCAAATTTTTATTGCCTGGCTAATACACAATTCCTATTATCTTGCAGAAGCTGCTCAATCATGCTCAGTTATTCTGGACATAGTTGAATCTTCATTACCAGCAGGCTTGCCTGAAAACTTTGCTGCTGACTGTAAATTGCAGGAGACACTGAGCAATGCTGTTGAGTTACTTCCAGAACTGTGGAAACTTGCTGATTTTCCCAGTGAGACAATCATTTCATACCGGAGGTCCCTTCTTCATCCATGGAATCTTGATGCACAAACTGTTGCCAGGATTCAAAAAGAGTTTGCTGTCTTTCTTCTTTACAGTGGAGGTGAGGCAAACCCTCCGAACCTGCGATCCCAAATGGACAGTTCTTTTGTTCCTAGAAACAATATTGAAGAAGCTATTCTTCTTTTGATGATTCTATTGAGAAAAGTTTCTCTCGATAGAATTGAGTGGGATCCATCGGTTTTGGATCACCTTACTTATGCATTGTCTATATCAGGGGGTTTAAGGGCTTTAGCTTACCAAGTGGAAGAATTGCTTCCGAGGACAATAGAACAGAAAGATAGGTATGAGAAGCTGGCCCTCTGTTATTATGGAGAAGGCGATGAATGGGCTGCTTTGAATTTGTTGAGGAAGTTGTTGAGTAGGGCGGTTGATCCAACATGTGTTCCAGCATTGCTATTGGCTTCCAAACTTTGCGGGGACAGCTGTTCATATGCAGAAGATGGGATTAGCTTTGCTCAACGAGCCATTGAAAGCTTGAAAGGAAGATGTGATCAGTTGACTGGTGTTGCCAATTTTCTAAAGGGTATATCACTTTCAAATAGTTCCAGATCAGCTGTGAGTGATTCTCAGAGGGTACAGAGACAGACTGAGGCACTTCACTCCCTAGAAATTGCCGGTAAAATTACCCAGATGAAGGACCCCATGATTATTTACCATCTTAGCTTAGAAAATGCTGAACAAAGGAAGTTGGATTCTGCATTTTATTATGCAAAATTCTTGCTCGAATTGGAAAATGGTTCTAATCCTAGGGCGTGGTTATTATGTGCTCGCATATTATCAGCTCAGAAACGGTTTGTAGATGCCGAAAGTATCATTAATGCAGCTCTAGATCAGACAGGAAGATGGGATCAGGGAGATTTGTTGAGAACTAAAGCTAAACTCCAAATTGCACAGGGTCAAGTCAAGAATGCAATAGAAACCTACACTCAGCTTCTTGCTGTTCTTCAAGTTCAACTCAAAAGTTTTGGTTCAGGGCAAAAGCTTGAGGTATGTTTAATACTTGCTTATTAGCTAAATTAATGTCTTCTGCAGCCTCAGTTTTACAATTTGAATATTATAAAAAAGCTTTTATTTGTAGCACTTGTAATGTTGCCTTTTGGGCCATGCATTTATAAAGATTACACCCATAGGTATTCGGTAGCTTGCATGATAATTACCTTTCTTTATGTGATGTTAGAGGCACTAGCTCCTACTTATAGCATGAATTTCTTCAGAAGCTAACTTAAACTTTCAGAACCTCAGCTGGCTAGCTTCTTCTGGTTTGTTCATGTAGATTAGGTTATGCATATGTCGCATATTATAGACAAATTAGTGGATTGTCACCTGTCTCTTCATTTAAAGATGTTTAACAGATTCTTCTTTTGTGTATGCCTAACTTGTTTTGATCAAATCGTGTTAGacaattttaactttttgagTTCATTTGTAGATTCTaaaattcacacacacacacacacactctatCTCTCTCATGCGTTGATCATGTGACAGGGTGGATGGAAACAGAATAGAAATTTGGAGCTGGAAACTTGGCATGATTTGGCTTCCATCTACATTAGATTGTCTCAGTGGAGGGATGCTGAAATCTGtctttccaagtctgaaggcatAAATCGTCATTCTGCTATGAGGTGGCACACTGCTGGTACATAAATGAATACTTGTATTCCTCATTCTGCTATATTCTGTTTGTATCTTGCATCTTGCTTCTGATTGTGAAAGGAGAAGGGAGATCATATAAGAGAAAGGGATTTTGATTGAGATGCTTTTTAGATTTTGCATGAATGCTTTCGAAGTTGGTTTAATCTTGTCTCCCATTATAAAAACAACTGGAGATGCAGTCTATGTGAATGATGGTCGGGGGGAAATATTTATTCAGTAAAGTTAAATTAGCTCTTAATACCTACTCAGAGAATCTATCAAAGATTGCTTTTGGCGATTGAAGGGACAAGAATTAATGTGCTTTTTATGTCTTCAAGGATGGTTGATTTATCATATTCCATCATACCCTTATTAATGATAATTATGGATGATAGGACATATGCCTTGGAGCATGCAGTTAAGGTAAGTTGGTGTTGTGGTTTAATAGTTTTACTCCAGCTGTAAATGGCGTCATTATTGCAAGCTTTGTTGTTCAAAGGGGTCAAATGAATCAGAAAGTGAGGGTATAGAAACTTTCTGGTTCACCATCTTTTGCCAATTTCTTGTGGCTAGTCCTCTTGTCTGGTGAAAAAATAAGAACGGTTACTTTTTCATGTTCTCGTACAATGTATGTTTGAGTCCTTGTATTTCCAGTTGTTGGTGGTGGTGGTTGTGCATGCAATCATCTTACCTGTAAGGTGTTGCTTGATGTGATACATGCAGGTATGCTTCACGAAGCTAAGGGCCAGCACAAAGAAGCCCTTAAAGCTTTTGCACATGCTCTGAGTATTGATCCCAGTCAGGTCCCAAGTCTAGTCTCGTTGGCAGTGGTTCTTAGACGGATGGGCACTCAATCACCTGCAACTGTTAGAAGCTTTTTGACGGAAGCAATACGGCTCGACAGAATGAATGCTTCTGCGTGGTATAACCTTGGCCTTGTTTTTAAAGATGAAGGCCCTGGCTCAGCTACAGAAGCTGCTGAATGTTTCGAGGCTGCTGCTTTCCTTGAGGAGACGGCACCAGTTGAGCCCTTCAGATGACCACCTATGCCCTGTCTCTGTGTAGGAGGCATTTCGGTTGCTTTAATGACCTGTATCTCATTCGTACATAGTCGAAGCAGACGGGCGTTTCTCTTTTTGTTACTTGGGTCGGAACACGTTGTATTATATAAGAAGAGCAATTAGAACTTTGATTCTTAATTTACTCTGCCCTCAGTTGTAATTGCCTTTCTTTTCTTGGTATTTCTCTGGCTGTGTCCTTGCCCTTGCTACGTTAGTTACCCTTTGAGCTCCGAGGGACGATGAGATTTCATTTGTTTACTAAACGTGTCATTAATAATTGTGGGCAAAATGGATTAAAATGACACAGGCTGATGCATGTACCAGGGCGCGAGTCAGGAATCACGAGAAGTACATAGCTGCAATAAACATGGGAAAACCGTATTGTACAACGCGCCGACAGAGTAGACGCGAAAGAGAGACGAGAAAACCGACATTTAACATGGGACGTAGCACACTCACATTGTCGTGTCGTGTGTGAAACTGTGACTGTTGAGAGAGATTTTGTTGACTCTTTACCCGAGAGTTCCCCACCCCAAAACAAAAATGCCAAAACAGTCACGCTGACGCACCCATCCCTCCCTCTCCGCCCCCTGCCCCCAACAACGAGCGCCCCATGCCCCAGCGCCCACCTGCCGGGCCGACCCTCCTGGGGGGTATGGTACTACTGTGAAATGTTgctacttttctttttccccctacTTTCTGTCTTTCAGAAATATAGAAATGTATAGGTGTCCCCACTTCGGCCATTAAAGTACCCAACTTTCAAAGTTTCTACTGTTTTCAGTAGGTCTTTGCTGACTGGCTAGAGCTCGCATTTTTCTAGCAGAGCGTCCGGTTGTACCTTATTTAGGAGTAGAACTTTACTGCTTCTATTTCTGGAACTACTtgtcttttcctttcctttttttgttttttgtgttAGAATTAATTACTCATTGGAGTACTAGTTTCCTGTTGATCGCGATTTTGTGGAGGAGAGATGCAGGGTGGTGGCAAGAGGGAAGAGGCAGGGCCTTCTTCTGCAAGTGGGGTTGTAAAAGATTACCCGAAAGGACAATTAGAGATCAATGACAAGGCTGAAAATCTTGCAGTGGTCAGCAGTGATGATGAGGAGGAGCAGCATCAAAACCATGATGAGGGTGACGATGCTGATGGGGGCAAAATTGCTAATTTCGTTCCCGGCCCACTTATTTCTCTCAAGGACCAGATTGAAAAAGATCAGGTTTCAGgttttattttccctttttttttccatgaaTTTTACTGTCGTTTAGTATTTGTAACTATTTTGTAGGTGATGCAGTTTAGCTGCTTGCcttatttcatcaatttgatttTTGAAAGATTGGGCCTTTATCTCACATGAACACACACTCACGCGTACCATTGATGTTTTTCTCCCCCATTTTAGGCTGGTGGCTGTTCTACTATATGTCCCTTTATCTCTTTGATTTATCTCAAAGTTTGAATTTTGTATTGTTGGTTTTATttcaaagtttgaatttttCCCGACCCTATTAGTGTGGCTGCTTGAGGTAATTCATACACATGCTTCTCTTTGTCTTTTTGCTGTTTAGTTTATAGGGATTCAAGAGAATAATAGTAGTCAAATAAAAGATATAAAGAGAGGTATAGCTAACAGaagtaagaaaagaaaatgtttgaAGTACTTCGTTAAAGAAATAAATGAACAAAAGGAACGAAAAAGATAAAATAGTGGCGaaaatatcactttatagagcttTAAAGTTGAAATTCTCTTGTTTATCAGCCACAGTGCATAGTAGTTATGAACGTATGCGAAGATTGTACGCGAAGATTGATGGCTAAGTGTTCGTATGTCTTTTGATTTCTAATGCCATCAGGTAATTTGTTTCCTCGTGTCCCTTAATTTTAGGTTTTACATGAACATACCACTTACCATTATTATTTCTTGGTGTTTTCTCTTGGCCTTTTAAGTTTGCATTCCTGTGTTGGGTGGTTTGCTATGCTGATTGACCACTAAATTCTGTTCCACCTTTCCTGTTCTAGGCCTTATATTAGAAgttgaaaaacaaaagcactCCTTAAAGTATATAATTCATTCATCTAGGTAACTGAAGTATATTATCAGTGGTTTAATTGGCCTTTTTCTCTCAGGAGGATGAGAGCCTCAGGAAGTGGAAAGAAAAGCTGCTTGGTTGTCTTGAAAGtgatttaaatggttggttttctagaatttttttcGATAGTTTACACCATTCTATCTCGGTTTATTTATGCAAAAATTGCTCTTCTtttatttaaataaaaaaaatgttggtACTATTAATGAACTCCCAGGAATATGCAGTCGACTTTCGTTCCTTTACTTCACAAGagcaaattctacaaaaatagTTGTCCTCCCACAACCAGGAATCAGTTTTCAAATCTGTGGCAAAAATCAGCCTTCGAGACTTACTGAAGACTGATAAAGACAGTAGGAGGACGGAAATGAGAAGTAAAAGGGAAGGGAGGGGAGAAGAAATAAATATAAGTTTTGTCTCAATAGATAACTGAAGTTGACTTCATTATTTTGGGAATCctaataaaaacaaaattatatttttctaaattttcaatGAAAATGCAATAATTTGGTAATCAATCCTTTCTAGCTTTATTCTGATTAGTATAGcttaattttatgaaattttatgTGTTCTGTTAGGGCGAGTGGAGCCTGAAGTTAAGTTCCATTCAATTGGAATTTTATCCTCGGACTTTGGGGAGATTAATACTCCCTTGCCTGTTTGTGGAGACCAAAGCAAACCTGTACTATTTACTCTCAAGGAGGGGTCTGAGTATCGGCTAAAGCTAACGTTCTCCGTTCTTCACAACATTGTATCAGGTCTGGCTTACACAAATACTGTTTGGAAAGGTGGAGTTGAAGGTTCGTTTTCTGACAGTTTCAAACTTTATTCTGTTAATGACGAATCTATTTATTGAATATGTTACACATGCTGCATTTAGTTTATTCCCAAACTTTAATACTCATAACTAGCATGTTATATCCTTGTCTAAGATGACAGTGACTAGTGAGGACATAATTGGATGCGCTTGTTACTATACTTGTCCAGCCCTTCAAGTGTTGTTAATTTCAATTGTCACAATGGACTAAAGATGTTGTCTCAATAGCTTTTTTGTTAAGTGCATCATATCTCCTTTTCTTGTCCAAGCACAGAGAGGGCTTGCATCCTCTGAGCTCTCACTCATCTGGTTTCCTTGTTAGTAAATCTCATTCTTTTCATTCTCGACTAAAATGCTGAAAAGACGATGACACAACACAGAAGAAGATTATAGTTGAGTCTaaattttgagtttggttttGACATCCCAGTTCGTGCTACTGATAATTTTGAGTCCATTTAAAAGTCAAAGTTAATTTGCAAAAACATCCCCACTTTGACATTCTACAGTAAATTCAAGTTTAAATAGAAGTTTATTCAATCTTATCAGTTTTGAAGAAAGAGAGGTTTGATGGAAGTATTCAGGGGTCACTTTGGTAGCAAAGGAGTCATTAACAAATAGTAGAaataatctctctctctctctctctctctcgaaaGTGGAGTTATTGTTTCCTCAGGTTGCATTACTGATCTTATATGACCTTCATTTGCATTTAGACTCTTCTCATTTAGTCCTTCAGCTTGATTATGTATTTCAGTGGATCGAAAGAACGGAATGTTGGGCACGTTTGCTCCTCAGCGAGAACCATATATCCATACCTTAGAGGAGGAGACCACTCCATCTGGTGTGCTTGCCAGAGGAAATTATACAGCAAAGCTCAGGGTGGGTTCATTTGAATTTATACATTATGCAGTTTCTGTTCCTCGCTCAGACAGCATTTTGCAACATCAGTCATTTCAAATGTTTCATGTGCCAAAATTTGTTTATTGATGGTATATATTACTGATTTTGCTGTACCTCTGATTGCTGGTCCAGTTTGAAGACGATGATAGAAGATGTCATATGGAGCTTGATTATGTCTTGGAAATAAGAAAGAGCAGGTAGCCTGCAGCCAAGTCGTCATTGAACGCTCTTCATCTGTCATTTGGAGATTCGCTTTTTCgttttccctttatttttgTCAGCCAAATCTTTCGAGAGCGAGCTTGCATTTCCATTTACCAGCAATGTTTGGCTCTGTGTAGTTGGTTTTCTGGTATTCACGAATCATCAATGCTGAGATTTCGAAAGTGTACCAACTTTCTCACTCATGCTTAACTTTTAAAGTGTGTTGCCACTTGATCGTTCACACAAAAGGTAATCATAACGAGAAGGGCTAATTACGCTAAAAGCTCGACTAATTGCGTCATTTAATCATACCAGCAAAATGAACGACCAACAGTTTTTGGTTCTTTTACAGTTATCATTTAGCTTTTCAGGAAAGGGAGAGTGACAGGAACTCTTCAATGTATACCGGGGAGGACCAGCAAACAATAATATCATTGAAACAATTGATTTCAGACCCTTCAGTTGAGTAACTAGTTGTACAACACcatgcaaaattttccttttccaaaGAGGCCGATATCATATACAGTAATTCTGGCTTACAGCAGTACCGGACCTTATTCTCACAAAAGCATGTCCGGCTGCCTTGTTCAAGTACGGGTACCCATTTTCTGTAATGCGTTATCAAATTAATCCTCCATCGAAGTTGAACGTGCAGCGGCCAGTTCATGTGAAAAGGTTTATAGGAAAAACATTCAAATGAAAAGCGGCATAAAAATTACCTTGTTAAGATGATATAATTATGGTGTTGATATAAAAGTGCCTCTTGATTACTACTACAAAGGATGAGGAAAATGTACAGGAACGAGATCATCTCATCAATCTGGCATAATGAAACTGATCCCGATTACTGCAGAGGCATATCAAACAAAGATCAGTACAATCAACTTCAGTGCAAATATTACATTTTTATCGCCTAAAGTATCAATGAGGATTGGTTTTCTTCCAATGGTAAATAGATGTGCAGGGACATATATATTCGAGCTCAGGGGAATGGGGTCTCATATTCCATTTTGGTTGGAAAAAGAGCTTCGGGCAAAGCATCACGAGATAGTGCCATTGACCTACTCCTGCTGCTGCTTCTTTGATTCCTCAAATTCCCGATATGTGAATTTTCGGGATCCAAGTCGGTATCTTCCGTACGAATTAGTGCTGTCAATGAGGATCTTAGCCCCttccctccccccccccctttcttttttccccctcaAAACACTTCTCCCAACAATCACCCTGAATTGTTTTACTTCCTGTCCTTTGAGCTCCTACTCAACCTCCagacaaagaaacaaaattctCCACTTTACCTCATAAATTATACATAATGCAAGAGCAGATCAGCTGAACTATTCCTCAATCTGCAGCTCTGTCCAAGATGAACATCCCCAAATACATATCTGAAACATCACACCTTGGTGAATTAGATGACCTTTGGTATTCTAAAGAAAATAATTGCAGGACAAGTAATGGTTTCACTGGAAGGACAACAAAACCTGTATTCGCAATGCTCAGGCCATGCACACCGAGCTTTTCCATAATCCCAGTAGCAGTCTTCGTCCCTTAGAGGTCCCCGCTTACCTATCGTGTAATACTTGTAAGACAAGTTTGAAAACACACCCCACTCTCccagaaaaaaaggaaaaaaagaaaatcaaaagaaatatcCACCTTTAgtaacaaaatttgattttttatcAGGATGAATGTCATGCCACATCTCCAGCCATAGTTCCCGCATCAAAACCGGTGACCTGACAATATTCCTGTGATTTGCTGTAAAAGAGACATATCACAATTTAAATGAGCAAGACTTGTATCATATTGAGATAGAATAAAAAGAACATGTCAAAGTTGCAACAGGAGAATCAGTCATGCCTATATAAGATATGGCAATGCATATTCATCATTCatcaacaaaatcaaaataaattacAGTAACAAGCCATACAGAAAGATGTAGTAGTTCATACTTTATATGAAGTTCACGTAATTCCTATTTGTAAGACAACTTTCACAAAAAGAAATAGGTTCTGCAAGTGGAAAGACAATGGTATCTAGCACCCTTGAAAGCAGAAAagaaagacaaataaaaaggatcCCTGCAGGTAATTTCAGTCATGTTTTGTCTCATTTTTCCATGAATACATACCTAATAGGAAATACAAGTCAAATAAGTGGTAATATGCATGATAAAAAGGACCCCTATGCAGTATCAAGCAACAGGACAAGATTAGAGGATATCCATCCCCCAACCACCAAGGGTAACaatttttgttaatttgccAATGACGAAGGGTAAGAGTCATCTTCCATAGCAAAAAAGAACATGTACGACCAAAATTCAAAGTAAGATGGTTCAGATACCTTTATCAAGCTCCCAGACAGCTGTCCTCTTCCCTGGAATGCTTTCAGAATCTTCATAATAGGTTATGTACTTCTCCCGAGGTGACCGTGTCATGTTGGGTAGGATATCTGCTTCGTGGTGATGTTCTACATGTAATTCAATTTGTACATCTGAGCCATCATGCTCTGACTGCAAGAGTAACGAGCaaaaggaatatatatatatatatatatatatatatattataaataaaagtCAGAGAGGAAAAGAGCAAAAATGTTGTTCTCAAGGTATTCACCTTGGCAACCAACTCATATGTCTAGCTAATCAGaagggaggaaaaaaagaaCCATAGAGTAGGGAAACAGGATGGATATTATCAGTGAACTTGTGTCAATAAGCTTTTCAAATATGGCAAATCCAGTACAGCAATTGCAGCAACAAAAGAAACCAACATTTCTTTCATGTTTTTTTCTTGCATGGTAGGAGGTGTTTATTTAGAAATTCTAGTTACTTGTATTTTTTAAGATGGTAATGTGACATTTGATTCTAAGTTTCTATTGAAAGAAACAGGAAAGATATTTTCATTAAACTGCTTGTGCGTCAGGTCAAGGTAAAAATCTCAATCCTAGAATAGTCGAATTAATCAAACTAACAGCAGCACTTATTGTATAACGCataaaaattat encodes:
- the LOC113764615 gene encoding protein NPGR2-like isoform X1, producing MRNEKLGKKQKRAQVKVKLRKVMNCLCSGELAKADEMIPSSESLATKDYSTSVYSSQAGEAERKPDAGNIEEAESSLRESGSLNYEEARALLGRYEYQKGNIEAALHVFEGIDIAAVTPKMKIALARRGDHPRKQSQNYSSLPMSLHAVSLLLEAIFLKAKSLEALGRYKEAAQSCSVILDIVESSLPAGLPENFAADCKLQETLSNAVELLPELWKLADFPSETIISYRRSLLHPWNLDAQTVARIQKEFAVFLLYSGGEANPPNLRSQMDSSFVPRNNIEEAILLLMILLRKVSLDRIEWDPSVLDHLTYALSISGGLRALAYQVEELLPRTIEQKDRYEKLALCYYGEGDEWAALNLLRKLLSRAVDPTCVPALLLASKLCGDSCSYAEDGISFAQRAIESLKGRCDQLTGVANFLKGISLSNSSRSAVSDSQRVQRQTEALHSLEIAGKITQMKDPMIIYHLSLENAEQRKLDSAFYYAKFLLELENGSNPRAWLLCARILSAQKRFVDAESIINAALDQTGRWDQGDLLRTKAKLQIAQGQVKNAIETYTQLLAVLQVQLKSFGSGQKLEGGWKQNRNLELETWHDLASIYIRLSQWRDAEICLSKSEGINRHSAMRWHTAGMLHEAKGQHKEALKAFAHALSIDPSQVPSLVSLAVVLRRMGTQSPATVRSFLTEAIRLDRMNASAWYNLGLVFKDEGPGSATEAAECFEAAAFLEETAPVEPFR
- the LOC113764615 gene encoding protein NPGR2-like isoform X2, whose amino-acid sequence is MRNEKLGKKQKRAQVKVKLRKVMNCLCSGELAKADEMIPSSESLATKDYSTSVYSSQAGEAERKPDAGNIEEAESSLRESGSLNYEEARALLGRYEYQKGNIEAALHVFEGIDIAAVTPKMKIALARRGDHPRKQSQNYSSLPMSLHAVSLLLEAIFLKAKSLEALGRYKEAAQSCSVILDIVESSLPAGLPENFAADCKLQETLSNAVELLPELWKLADFPSETIISYRRSLLHPWNLDAQTVARIQKEFAVFLLYSGGEANPPNLRSQMDSSFVPRNNIEEAILLLMILLRKVSLDRIEWDPSVLDHLTYALSISGGLRALAYQVEELLPRTIEQKDRYEKLALCYYGEGDEWAALNLLRKLLSRAVDPTCVPALLLASKLCGDSCSYAEDGISFAQRAIESLKGRCDQLTGVANFLKGISLSNSSRSAVSDSQRVQRQTEALHSLEIAGKITQMKDPMIIYHLSLENAEQRKLDSAFYYAKFLLELENGSNPRAWLLCARILSAQKRFVDAESIINAALDQTGRWDQGDLLRTKAKLQIAQGQVKNAIETYTQLLAVLQVQLKSFGSGQKLEGGWKQNRNLELETWHDLASIYIRLSQWRDAEICLSKSEGINRHSAMRWHTAGHMPWSMQLRYASRS
- the LOC113764615 gene encoding protein NPGR2-like isoform X3; translated protein: MRNEKLGKKQKRAQVKVKLRKVMNCLCSGELAKADEMIPSSESLATKDYSTSVYSSQAGEAERKPDAGNIEEAESSLRESGSLNYEEARALLGRYEYQKGNIEAALHVFEGIDIAAVTPKMKIALARRGDHPRKQSQNYSSLPMSLHAVSLLLEAIFLKAKSLEALGRYKEAAQSCSVILDIVESSLPAGLPENFAADCKLQETLSNAVELLPELWKLADFPSETIISYRRSLLHPWNLDAQTVARIQKEFAVFLLYSGGEANPPNLRSQMDSSFVPRNNIEEAILLLMILLRKVSLDRIEWDPSVLDHLTYALSISGGLRALAYQVEELLPRTIEQKDRYEKLALCYYGEGDEWAALNLLRKLLSRAVDPTCVPALLLASKLCGDSCSYAEDGISFAQRAIESLKGRCDQLTGVANFLKGISLSNSSRSAVSDSQRVQRQTEALHSLEIAGKITQMKDPMIIYHLSLENAEQRKLDSAFYYAKFLLELENGSNPRAWLLCARILSAQKRFVDAESIINAALDQTGRWDQGDLLRTKAKLQIAQGQVKNAIETYTQLLAVLQVQLKSFGSGQKLEGGWKQNRNLELETWHDLASIYIRLSQWRDAEICLSKSEGINRHSAMRYASRS
- the LOC113763374 gene encoding rho GDP-dissociation inhibitor 1-like isoform X1; protein product: MQGGGKREEAGPSSASGVVKDYPKGQLEINDKAENLAVVSSDDEEEQHQNHDEGDDADGGKIANFVPGPLISLKDQIEKDQEDESLRKWKEKLLGCLESDLNGRVEPEVKFHSIGILSSDFGEINTPLPVCGDQSKPVLFTLKEGSEYRLKLTFSVLHNIVSGLAYTNTVWKGGVEVDRKNGMLGTFAPQREPYIHTLEEETTPSGVLARGNYTAKLRFEDDDRRCHMELDYVLEIRKSR
- the LOC113763374 gene encoding rho GDP-dissociation inhibitor 1-like isoform X2, giving the protein MTRLKILQWSAVMMRRSSIKTMMRVTMLMGAKLLISFPAHLFLSRTRLKKIRFQEDESLRKWKEKLLGCLESDLNGRVEPEVKFHSIGILSSDFGEINTPLPVCGDQSKPVLFTLKEGSEYRLKLTFSVLHNIVSGLAYTNTVWKGGVEVDRKNGMLGTFAPQREPYIHTLEEETTPSGVLARGNYTAKLRFEDDDRRCHMELDYVLEIRKSR